The Planococcus liqunii genome includes a region encoding these proteins:
- the rnc gene encoding ribonuclease III: MAMKKKPNPQKPGSIKESARLAFEQLQKELNIEFKNPALLYQAFTHSSYVNEHRRRHYTDNERLEFLGDAVLELSVSHFLYAKYPEMSEGELTKLRAAIVCEPSLVLFANELNFGKYILLGKGEEQTGGRTRPALLADVFESYIGALYLDQGMEPVVKFLEVVLFPKVGTGAFSHVMDYKSQLQELVQQKNNGALIYEIIDEKGPAHSRIFVTRVSLADQELGIGNGRSKKEAEQQAAQLAIQKLQEAMED, translated from the coding sequence ATGGCAATGAAAAAGAAACCAAACCCGCAAAAGCCGGGTTCAATCAAAGAAAGCGCGCGCTTGGCTTTTGAACAGCTGCAAAAAGAGCTGAATATCGAATTTAAAAACCCTGCACTGCTATACCAAGCTTTTACCCATTCATCTTATGTGAATGAGCATCGAAGAAGACATTACACGGACAACGAGCGCCTCGAATTTTTAGGGGATGCAGTATTGGAGTTGTCGGTATCCCATTTCTTGTATGCGAAATACCCTGAAATGAGCGAAGGCGAATTGACAAAGCTGCGTGCAGCCATCGTTTGTGAACCGTCGCTTGTGTTGTTTGCCAATGAACTTAATTTCGGCAAATACATCCTGCTTGGGAAAGGCGAAGAACAAACGGGCGGGCGGACGCGTCCGGCACTCCTCGCCGACGTTTTCGAGTCGTATATCGGGGCTTTGTATTTAGACCAGGGAATGGAGCCAGTGGTCAAATTTTTGGAAGTCGTTTTGTTTCCGAAAGTAGGCACCGGTGCTTTTTCGCATGTGATGGATTATAAGAGCCAATTGCAGGAATTGGTTCAGCAAAAAAACAACGGCGCATTAATTTACGAAATCATTGATGAAAAAGGGCCTGCACATAGCCGGATTTTTGTCACACGGGTATCGCTGGCTGATCAAGAACTTGGCATCGGGAATGGCCGGTCCAAAAAAGAAGCTGAACAGCAAGCCGCACAGCTGGCAATCCAAAAATTGCAGGAAGCAATGGAGGATTAG
- the fabG gene encoding 3-oxoacyl-[acyl-carrier-protein] reductase yields the protein MTTLTGKTAIVTGASRGIGAEIARKLADAGAKIVVNYSGSQEKAEAVVAQIQAGGGEAIAVKANVSDAEAVKAMVDEAMAAFGSVDILVNNAGITRDNLMMRMKDDEWDDVINTNLKGVFICTKAVTRQMMKQRSGRIVNISSIVGVMGNAGQANYVAAKAGVIGLTKTTARELASRGITANAIAPGFITTDMTDKLNEDIQKSMLAQIPLGRFGEAAEVAKAALFLASDEASYMTGQTLHLDGGMVM from the coding sequence ATGACCACATTAACAGGGAAAACCGCCATTGTGACGGGAGCTTCGCGCGGAATTGGCGCGGAAATCGCCCGCAAATTGGCTGATGCCGGCGCGAAAATTGTCGTCAATTACAGCGGCAGCCAAGAAAAAGCGGAAGCTGTAGTCGCACAAATTCAAGCGGGTGGCGGAGAAGCGATTGCAGTAAAAGCAAATGTATCGGATGCAGAAGCGGTAAAAGCGATGGTGGACGAAGCGATGGCCGCTTTCGGATCCGTCGACATCCTGGTGAACAACGCAGGAATTACGCGCGACAACCTGATGATGCGCATGAAAGACGACGAATGGGACGATGTCATCAATACCAATCTGAAAGGCGTCTTTATCTGTACAAAAGCGGTAACCCGCCAAATGATGAAGCAGCGTTCAGGGCGGATTGTCAATATTTCTTCGATCGTCGGGGTCATGGGAAATGCCGGACAGGCTAACTATGTCGCGGCGAAGGCTGGTGTGATCGGGCTGACGAAAACCACGGCTCGTGAACTTGCAAGCCGCGGCATTACGGCGAATGCCATCGCGCCCGGGTTTATTACGACCGACATGACAGACAAATTGAACGAAGACATTCAAAAATCAATGCTTGCCCAAATTCCTCTCGGACGTTTCGGGGAAGCCGCAGAAGTGGCAAAAGCTGCACTGTTCCTGGCTTCAGATGAAGCTTCATATATGACAGGGCAAACACTTCACCTTGACGGCGGCATGGTCATGTAA
- the acpP gene encoding acyl carrier protein, which yields MATVLERVTKVIVDRLGVEESEVKLEASFTGDLGADSLDVVELVMELEDEFDMEISDEDAEGMATVGDAVTYIEKKQA from the coding sequence TTGGCAACAGTATTAGAGCGCGTAACTAAAGTAATCGTGGATCGTCTAGGTGTGGAAGAAAGCGAAGTTAAACTTGAAGCTTCATTCACAGGCGACCTTGGTGCAGATTCATTAGACGTAGTTGAACTGGTTATGGAACTTGAAGATGAATTCGATATGGAAATCTCTGACGAAGACGCTGAAGGTATGGCAACAGTAGGAGACGCAGTAACATATATCGAGAAAAAACAAGCGTAA